One Chaetodon trifascialis isolate fChaTrf1 chromosome 12, fChaTrf1.hap1, whole genome shotgun sequence DNA window includes the following coding sequences:
- the osbpl6 gene encoding oxysterol-binding protein-related protein 6 isoform X3 encodes MSHHQHYQRGPHGRTMSSEERSSTPVNKSSTPVHKSASSSSSSQRDSRQEADSWEIIEGLKIGQSNVQRPDKHEGFMLKKRKWPLKGWHKRFFVLDNGILKYSKSPIDIQKGKLHGSIDVGLSVMSIKKRARRIDLDTEEHIYHLKVKSQDIFDAWVSKLRHHRLYRQNEIVRSPREATMRMFPPPAAIESPQPASSVVREAKQAKPSSLPWQPVAPSSSSNSSLPASYSNGQSKVVAWLQESEEMDKCAEELARCQSNLTELSRLLQSLEILQRTQSAPNFTDMQVPLSASMSPVRLHSSNPNLCAELVDFQPPVSRLTDSVECASDYIKLQEEFCTIAQKVHSLLKSAFNTVAIEKEKIKQILSDQEQSDQSAQINSLRKSLSQALSQNAELRTRLNRIHSESVLTEQVVSVNIISTPDEAGEQMGIPLTQQASNESRLSMSESVSEFFDAQEVLLSASSSENEGSDDESYVSDVSDNISEDNASVTDNVSRQMANGDFAGSAFRNGRRTCLPAPCPDTSNINLWNILRNNIGKDLSKVSMPVELNEPLNTLQRMCEELEYSELLDKAAETEDPFERMALVAAFAVSGYSSTYYRAGSKPFNPLLGETYECIREDKGFCFFSEQVSHHPPISACHCDSKNFTFWQDVRWKNKFWGKSMEILPIGTVNLMIPRFGDHYEWNKVTTCVHNILSGRRWIEHYGEITIRNTKSSACLCKLTFVKGNYWSSNVNEVQGFVMDQEGKVIHRLFGKWHEGLYCGVPPSAKCIWRPGSMPTDYELYYGFTRFAIELNELCPELKDVLPRTDARFRPDQRHLEEGNLEMASSEKQRIEDLQRTRRKWREENDIKQEPLFFKKVVDANHRERWVSNNTYWELRKNPGFINMEYTVSLW; translated from the exons GAGGCAGACAGCTGGGAGATCATCGAGGGCCTGAAAATCGGTCAGAGCAATGTCCAGAGGCCTGATAAACACGAGGGCTTTATGTTGAAGAAGCGGAAATGGCCCCTGAAAGGCTGGCACAAG CGGTTCTTTGTTCTGGACAATGGTATCCTGAAGTACTCCAAGTCACCCATTGAT ATCCAAAAAGGCAAACTTCATGGCAGCATTGACGTGGGCCTTTCAGTCATGTCCATCAAGAAGAGGGCCCGTCGCATCGACCTGGACACTGAGGAGCATATCTATCACCTGAAG gtCAAATCTCAAGACATCTTTGATGCCTGGGTGTCCAAGTTGCGTCATCACCGGCTTTACCGGCAGAACGAGATTGTGCGATCTCCCCGGGAGGCCACAATGCGAATGTTTCCTCCCCCAGCTGCCATTGAGTCCCCCCAACCTGCCTCGAGTGTGGTACGTGAAGCTAAG CAGGCCAAGCCGAGCAGCTTGCCGTGGCAGCCGGTGgcccccagcagcagcagcaacagcagcctgCCGGCCTCCTACAGCAATGGCCAGAGCAAGGTGGTCGCTTGGCTGCAGGAGTCAGAGGAGATGGACAAGTGCGCAGAGG AGCTCGCACGATGCCAGTCCAACCTGACTGAGCTGAGCCGGTTATTGCAGAGTCTGGAGATTCTACAAAGGACACAGTCAGCGCCCAACTTCACAGATATGCAG GTCCCCCTGTCTGCCAGCATGTCCCCCGTCCGCCTTCACTCATCCAACCCCAACCTGTGTGCCGAGCTGGTGGACTTTCAGCCCCCTGTCTCCCGGCTGACAGACAGCGTAGAGTGTGCCAGTGACTACATTAAACTTCAGGAGGAATTCTGCACTATCGCCCAGAAAG TCCACTCTCTGCTGAAGTCGGCCTTCAACACAGTGGCCATAGAGAAAGAAAAGATCAAACAGATTCTGTCTGACCAGGAGCAGTCAGACCAGTCGGCCCAGATCAACTCTCTCAGGAAGTCTCTGTCACAG gCCCTGTCCCAAAACGCAGAACTTCGAACCCGACTCAACCGCATCCACTCTGAATCTGTCCTGACTGAACAAGTTGTCAGTGTGAACATCATCTCCACGCCTGATGAG GCCGGGGAACAGATGGGGATCCCTCTGACTCAGCAGGCCTCTAATGAGAGCCGACTCTCCATGTCGGAGTCCGTCTCTGAGTTCTTTGATGCCCAGGAAGTGCTTCTGTCAGCCAGCTCGTCGGAGAATGAG GGCTCAGACGATGAGTCATATGTCAGCGATGTGAGCGATAACATTTCAGAGGACAACGCCAGTGTGACTGATAACGTCTCTAGACAAA TGGCCAATGGAGACTTTGCTGGCAGTGCCTTCCGTAATGGGCGGCGCACCTGCCTGCCAGCGCCATGTCCTGACACCAGCAACATCAACCTCTGGAACATCTTGAGAAACAACATCGGCAAGGACTTGTCCAAAGTGTCCATGCCTGTGGAGCTCAACGAGCCCCTCAACACCCTGCAGCGCATGTGTGAAGAGCTGGAGTACAGCGAGCTGCTGGACAAGGCTGCTGAGACCGAGGATCCCTTTGAACGCATG GCTCTCGTCGCTGCGTTTGCCGTCTCAGGCTACTCATCCACTTACTACAGAGCAGGAAGTAAGCCATTCAACCCGCTACTCGGAGAGACATATGAATGTATTCGGGAAGACAAGGGCTTCTGTTTTTTCTCGGAGCAG GTGAGCCACCACCCTCCCATCTCCGCCTGCCACTGTGACTCGAAGAACTTCACCTTCTGGCAAG ATGTGAGATGGAAAAACAAGTTCTGGGGGAAGTCGATGGAGATTTTACCGATTGGGACTGTGAATCTCATGATTCCCAG GTTTGGAGATCACTATGAGTGGAACAAAGTCACCACCTGTGTGCACAACATCCTCAGCGGACGGCGGTGGATCGAGCACTACGGGGAGATCACCATCAGAAACACCAAAAGCAGCGCCTGCCTCTGCAAACTGACCTTCGTCAAG GGAAACTACTGGAGCTCTAATGTGAATGAGGTTCAAGGATTTGTGATGGATCAAGAAGGGAAAGTGATCCACAGGCTCTTTGGAAAATGGCACGAGGGTCTTTACTGTGGTGTCCCACCATCTGCCAAATGCATCTGGAGGCCAG GCTCCATGCCCACAGACTATGAGCTGTACTATGGCTTCACCAGGTTTGCCATTGAACTCAACGAGCTCTGCCCCGAGCTCAAAGATGTTCTGCCCCGTACGGATGCCCGATTCAGGCCCGATCAAAG GCATCTGGAGGAGGGGAACTTGGAGATGGCGTCCTCAGAGAAGCAGCGCATcgaggacctgcagaggacaaggaggaagtggagagaaGAGAACGACATCAAACAGGAGCCGCTCTTCTTTAA GAAAGTGGTTGATGCCAATCACAGGGAGAGGTGGGTCTCTAACAACACGTACTGGGAGCTCCGCAAAAACCCTGGCTTCATCAACATGGAATATACGGTGAGCCTGTGGTAG
- the osbpl6 gene encoding oxysterol-binding protein-related protein 6 isoform X1: MSHHQHYQRGPHGRTMSSEERSSTPVNKSSTPVHKSASSSSSSQRDSRQEADSWEIIEGLKIGQSNVQRPDKHEGFMLKKRKWPLKGWHKRFFVLDNGILKYSKSPIDIQKGKLHGSIDVGLSVMSIKKRARRIDLDTEEHIYHLKVKSQDIFDAWVSKLRHHRLYRQNEIVRSPREATMRMFPPPAAIESPQPASSVVREAKQAKPSSLPWQPVAPSSSSNSSLPASYSNGQSKVVAWLQESEEMDKCAEELARCQSNLTELSRLLQSLEILQRTQSAPNFTDMQANCVELSKKEKRLNRRWRTKSVGKDAKFQLQVPLSASMSPVRLHSSNPNLCAELVDFQPPVSRLTDSVECASDYIKLQEEFCTIAQKVHSLLKSAFNTVAIEKEKIKQILSDQEQSDQSAQINSLRKSLSQALSQNAELRTRLNRIHSESVLTEQVVSVNIISTPDEAGEQMGIPLTQQASNESRLSMSESVSEFFDAQEVLLSASSSENEGSDDESYVSDVSDNISEDNASVTDNVSRQMANGDFAGSAFRNGRRTCLPAPCPDTSNINLWNILRNNIGKDLSKVSMPVELNEPLNTLQRMCEELEYSELLDKAAETEDPFERMALVAAFAVSGYSSTYYRAGSKPFNPLLGETYECIREDKGFCFFSEQVSHHPPISACHCDSKNFTFWQDVRWKNKFWGKSMEILPIGTVNLMIPRFGDHYEWNKVTTCVHNILSGRRWIEHYGEITIRNTKSSACLCKLTFVKGNYWSSNVNEVQGFVMDQEGKVIHRLFGKWHEGLYCGVPPSAKCIWRPGSMPTDYELYYGFTRFAIELNELCPELKDVLPRTDARFRPDQRHLEEGNLEMASSEKQRIEDLQRTRRKWREENDIKQEPLFFKKVVDANHRERWVSNNTYWELRKNPGFINMEYTVSLW; the protein is encoded by the exons GAGGCAGACAGCTGGGAGATCATCGAGGGCCTGAAAATCGGTCAGAGCAATGTCCAGAGGCCTGATAAACACGAGGGCTTTATGTTGAAGAAGCGGAAATGGCCCCTGAAAGGCTGGCACAAG CGGTTCTTTGTTCTGGACAATGGTATCCTGAAGTACTCCAAGTCACCCATTGAT ATCCAAAAAGGCAAACTTCATGGCAGCATTGACGTGGGCCTTTCAGTCATGTCCATCAAGAAGAGGGCCCGTCGCATCGACCTGGACACTGAGGAGCATATCTATCACCTGAAG gtCAAATCTCAAGACATCTTTGATGCCTGGGTGTCCAAGTTGCGTCATCACCGGCTTTACCGGCAGAACGAGATTGTGCGATCTCCCCGGGAGGCCACAATGCGAATGTTTCCTCCCCCAGCTGCCATTGAGTCCCCCCAACCTGCCTCGAGTGTGGTACGTGAAGCTAAG CAGGCCAAGCCGAGCAGCTTGCCGTGGCAGCCGGTGgcccccagcagcagcagcaacagcagcctgCCGGCCTCCTACAGCAATGGCCAGAGCAAGGTGGTCGCTTGGCTGCAGGAGTCAGAGGAGATGGACAAGTGCGCAGAGG AGCTCGCACGATGCCAGTCCAACCTGACTGAGCTGAGCCGGTTATTGCAGAGTCTGGAGATTCTACAAAGGACACAGTCAGCGCCCAACTTCACAGATATGCAG GCCAATTGTGTTGAAttgtcaaagaaagaaaagcgcTTGAACAGAAGATGGAGAACAAAAAGTGTCGGCAAAGATGCAAAATTCCAGCTTCAG GTCCCCCTGTCTGCCAGCATGTCCCCCGTCCGCCTTCACTCATCCAACCCCAACCTGTGTGCCGAGCTGGTGGACTTTCAGCCCCCTGTCTCCCGGCTGACAGACAGCGTAGAGTGTGCCAGTGACTACATTAAACTTCAGGAGGAATTCTGCACTATCGCCCAGAAAG TCCACTCTCTGCTGAAGTCGGCCTTCAACACAGTGGCCATAGAGAAAGAAAAGATCAAACAGATTCTGTCTGACCAGGAGCAGTCAGACCAGTCGGCCCAGATCAACTCTCTCAGGAAGTCTCTGTCACAG gCCCTGTCCCAAAACGCAGAACTTCGAACCCGACTCAACCGCATCCACTCTGAATCTGTCCTGACTGAACAAGTTGTCAGTGTGAACATCATCTCCACGCCTGATGAG GCCGGGGAACAGATGGGGATCCCTCTGACTCAGCAGGCCTCTAATGAGAGCCGACTCTCCATGTCGGAGTCCGTCTCTGAGTTCTTTGATGCCCAGGAAGTGCTTCTGTCAGCCAGCTCGTCGGAGAATGAG GGCTCAGACGATGAGTCATATGTCAGCGATGTGAGCGATAACATTTCAGAGGACAACGCCAGTGTGACTGATAACGTCTCTAGACAAA TGGCCAATGGAGACTTTGCTGGCAGTGCCTTCCGTAATGGGCGGCGCACCTGCCTGCCAGCGCCATGTCCTGACACCAGCAACATCAACCTCTGGAACATCTTGAGAAACAACATCGGCAAGGACTTGTCCAAAGTGTCCATGCCTGTGGAGCTCAACGAGCCCCTCAACACCCTGCAGCGCATGTGTGAAGAGCTGGAGTACAGCGAGCTGCTGGACAAGGCTGCTGAGACCGAGGATCCCTTTGAACGCATG GCTCTCGTCGCTGCGTTTGCCGTCTCAGGCTACTCATCCACTTACTACAGAGCAGGAAGTAAGCCATTCAACCCGCTACTCGGAGAGACATATGAATGTATTCGGGAAGACAAGGGCTTCTGTTTTTTCTCGGAGCAG GTGAGCCACCACCCTCCCATCTCCGCCTGCCACTGTGACTCGAAGAACTTCACCTTCTGGCAAG ATGTGAGATGGAAAAACAAGTTCTGGGGGAAGTCGATGGAGATTTTACCGATTGGGACTGTGAATCTCATGATTCCCAG GTTTGGAGATCACTATGAGTGGAACAAAGTCACCACCTGTGTGCACAACATCCTCAGCGGACGGCGGTGGATCGAGCACTACGGGGAGATCACCATCAGAAACACCAAAAGCAGCGCCTGCCTCTGCAAACTGACCTTCGTCAAG GGAAACTACTGGAGCTCTAATGTGAATGAGGTTCAAGGATTTGTGATGGATCAAGAAGGGAAAGTGATCCACAGGCTCTTTGGAAAATGGCACGAGGGTCTTTACTGTGGTGTCCCACCATCTGCCAAATGCATCTGGAGGCCAG GCTCCATGCCCACAGACTATGAGCTGTACTATGGCTTCACCAGGTTTGCCATTGAACTCAACGAGCTCTGCCCCGAGCTCAAAGATGTTCTGCCCCGTACGGATGCCCGATTCAGGCCCGATCAAAG GCATCTGGAGGAGGGGAACTTGGAGATGGCGTCCTCAGAGAAGCAGCGCATcgaggacctgcagaggacaaggaggaagtggagagaaGAGAACGACATCAAACAGGAGCCGCTCTTCTTTAA GAAAGTGGTTGATGCCAATCACAGGGAGAGGTGGGTCTCTAACAACACGTACTGGGAGCTCCGCAAAAACCCTGGCTTCATCAACATGGAATATACGGTGAGCCTGTGGTAG
- the osbpl6 gene encoding oxysterol-binding protein-related protein 6 isoform X4, which produces MSHHQHYQRGPHGRTMSSEERSSTPVNKSSTPVHKSASSSSSSQRDSRQEADSWEIIEGLKIGQSNVQRPDKHEGFMLKKRKWPLKGWHKRFFVLDNGILKYSKSPIDIQKGKLHGSIDVGLSVMSIKKRARRIDLDTEEHIYHLKVKSQDIFDAWVSKLRHHRLYRQNEIVRSPREATMRMFPPPAAIESPQPASSVVREAKAKPSSLPWQPVAPSSSSNSSLPASYSNGQSKVVAWLQESEEMDKCAEELARCQSNLTELSRLLQSLEILQRTQSAPNFTDMQVPLSASMSPVRLHSSNPNLCAELVDFQPPVSRLTDSVECASDYIKLQEEFCTIAQKVHSLLKSAFNTVAIEKEKIKQILSDQEQSDQSAQINSLRKSLSQALSQNAELRTRLNRIHSESVLTEQVVSVNIISTPDEAGEQMGIPLTQQASNESRLSMSESVSEFFDAQEVLLSASSSENEGSDDESYVSDVSDNISEDNASVTDNVSRQMANGDFAGSAFRNGRRTCLPAPCPDTSNINLWNILRNNIGKDLSKVSMPVELNEPLNTLQRMCEELEYSELLDKAAETEDPFERMALVAAFAVSGYSSTYYRAGSKPFNPLLGETYECIREDKGFCFFSEQVSHHPPISACHCDSKNFTFWQDVRWKNKFWGKSMEILPIGTVNLMIPRFGDHYEWNKVTTCVHNILSGRRWIEHYGEITIRNTKSSACLCKLTFVKGNYWSSNVNEVQGFVMDQEGKVIHRLFGKWHEGLYCGVPPSAKCIWRPGSMPTDYELYYGFTRFAIELNELCPELKDVLPRTDARFRPDQRHLEEGNLEMASSEKQRIEDLQRTRRKWREENDIKQEPLFFKKVVDANHRERWVSNNTYWELRKNPGFINMEYTVSLW; this is translated from the exons GAGGCAGACAGCTGGGAGATCATCGAGGGCCTGAAAATCGGTCAGAGCAATGTCCAGAGGCCTGATAAACACGAGGGCTTTATGTTGAAGAAGCGGAAATGGCCCCTGAAAGGCTGGCACAAG CGGTTCTTTGTTCTGGACAATGGTATCCTGAAGTACTCCAAGTCACCCATTGAT ATCCAAAAAGGCAAACTTCATGGCAGCATTGACGTGGGCCTTTCAGTCATGTCCATCAAGAAGAGGGCCCGTCGCATCGACCTGGACACTGAGGAGCATATCTATCACCTGAAG gtCAAATCTCAAGACATCTTTGATGCCTGGGTGTCCAAGTTGCGTCATCACCGGCTTTACCGGCAGAACGAGATTGTGCGATCTCCCCGGGAGGCCACAATGCGAATGTTTCCTCCCCCAGCTGCCATTGAGTCCCCCCAACCTGCCTCGAGTGTGGTACGTGAAGCTAAG GCCAAGCCGAGCAGCTTGCCGTGGCAGCCGGTGgcccccagcagcagcagcaacagcagcctgCCGGCCTCCTACAGCAATGGCCAGAGCAAGGTGGTCGCTTGGCTGCAGGAGTCAGAGGAGATGGACAAGTGCGCAGAGG AGCTCGCACGATGCCAGTCCAACCTGACTGAGCTGAGCCGGTTATTGCAGAGTCTGGAGATTCTACAAAGGACACAGTCAGCGCCCAACTTCACAGATATGCAG GTCCCCCTGTCTGCCAGCATGTCCCCCGTCCGCCTTCACTCATCCAACCCCAACCTGTGTGCCGAGCTGGTGGACTTTCAGCCCCCTGTCTCCCGGCTGACAGACAGCGTAGAGTGTGCCAGTGACTACATTAAACTTCAGGAGGAATTCTGCACTATCGCCCAGAAAG TCCACTCTCTGCTGAAGTCGGCCTTCAACACAGTGGCCATAGAGAAAGAAAAGATCAAACAGATTCTGTCTGACCAGGAGCAGTCAGACCAGTCGGCCCAGATCAACTCTCTCAGGAAGTCTCTGTCACAG gCCCTGTCCCAAAACGCAGAACTTCGAACCCGACTCAACCGCATCCACTCTGAATCTGTCCTGACTGAACAAGTTGTCAGTGTGAACATCATCTCCACGCCTGATGAG GCCGGGGAACAGATGGGGATCCCTCTGACTCAGCAGGCCTCTAATGAGAGCCGACTCTCCATGTCGGAGTCCGTCTCTGAGTTCTTTGATGCCCAGGAAGTGCTTCTGTCAGCCAGCTCGTCGGAGAATGAG GGCTCAGACGATGAGTCATATGTCAGCGATGTGAGCGATAACATTTCAGAGGACAACGCCAGTGTGACTGATAACGTCTCTAGACAAA TGGCCAATGGAGACTTTGCTGGCAGTGCCTTCCGTAATGGGCGGCGCACCTGCCTGCCAGCGCCATGTCCTGACACCAGCAACATCAACCTCTGGAACATCTTGAGAAACAACATCGGCAAGGACTTGTCCAAAGTGTCCATGCCTGTGGAGCTCAACGAGCCCCTCAACACCCTGCAGCGCATGTGTGAAGAGCTGGAGTACAGCGAGCTGCTGGACAAGGCTGCTGAGACCGAGGATCCCTTTGAACGCATG GCTCTCGTCGCTGCGTTTGCCGTCTCAGGCTACTCATCCACTTACTACAGAGCAGGAAGTAAGCCATTCAACCCGCTACTCGGAGAGACATATGAATGTATTCGGGAAGACAAGGGCTTCTGTTTTTTCTCGGAGCAG GTGAGCCACCACCCTCCCATCTCCGCCTGCCACTGTGACTCGAAGAACTTCACCTTCTGGCAAG ATGTGAGATGGAAAAACAAGTTCTGGGGGAAGTCGATGGAGATTTTACCGATTGGGACTGTGAATCTCATGATTCCCAG GTTTGGAGATCACTATGAGTGGAACAAAGTCACCACCTGTGTGCACAACATCCTCAGCGGACGGCGGTGGATCGAGCACTACGGGGAGATCACCATCAGAAACACCAAAAGCAGCGCCTGCCTCTGCAAACTGACCTTCGTCAAG GGAAACTACTGGAGCTCTAATGTGAATGAGGTTCAAGGATTTGTGATGGATCAAGAAGGGAAAGTGATCCACAGGCTCTTTGGAAAATGGCACGAGGGTCTTTACTGTGGTGTCCCACCATCTGCCAAATGCATCTGGAGGCCAG GCTCCATGCCCACAGACTATGAGCTGTACTATGGCTTCACCAGGTTTGCCATTGAACTCAACGAGCTCTGCCCCGAGCTCAAAGATGTTCTGCCCCGTACGGATGCCCGATTCAGGCCCGATCAAAG GCATCTGGAGGAGGGGAACTTGGAGATGGCGTCCTCAGAGAAGCAGCGCATcgaggacctgcagaggacaaggaggaagtggagagaaGAGAACGACATCAAACAGGAGCCGCTCTTCTTTAA GAAAGTGGTTGATGCCAATCACAGGGAGAGGTGGGTCTCTAACAACACGTACTGGGAGCTCCGCAAAAACCCTGGCTTCATCAACATGGAATATACGGTGAGCCTGTGGTAG
- the osbpl6 gene encoding oxysterol-binding protein-related protein 6 isoform X2 has translation MSHHQHYQRGPHGRTMSSEERSSTPVNKSSTPVHKSASSSSSSQRDSRQEADSWEIIEGLKIGQSNVQRPDKHEGFMLKKRKWPLKGWHKRFFVLDNGILKYSKSPIDIQKGKLHGSIDVGLSVMSIKKRARRIDLDTEEHIYHLKVKSQDIFDAWVSKLRHHRLYRQNEIVRSPREATMRMFPPPAAIESPQPASSVVREAKAKPSSLPWQPVAPSSSSNSSLPASYSNGQSKVVAWLQESEEMDKCAEELARCQSNLTELSRLLQSLEILQRTQSAPNFTDMQANCVELSKKEKRLNRRWRTKSVGKDAKFQLQVPLSASMSPVRLHSSNPNLCAELVDFQPPVSRLTDSVECASDYIKLQEEFCTIAQKVHSLLKSAFNTVAIEKEKIKQILSDQEQSDQSAQINSLRKSLSQALSQNAELRTRLNRIHSESVLTEQVVSVNIISTPDEAGEQMGIPLTQQASNESRLSMSESVSEFFDAQEVLLSASSSENEGSDDESYVSDVSDNISEDNASVTDNVSRQMANGDFAGSAFRNGRRTCLPAPCPDTSNINLWNILRNNIGKDLSKVSMPVELNEPLNTLQRMCEELEYSELLDKAAETEDPFERMALVAAFAVSGYSSTYYRAGSKPFNPLLGETYECIREDKGFCFFSEQVSHHPPISACHCDSKNFTFWQDVRWKNKFWGKSMEILPIGTVNLMIPRFGDHYEWNKVTTCVHNILSGRRWIEHYGEITIRNTKSSACLCKLTFVKGNYWSSNVNEVQGFVMDQEGKVIHRLFGKWHEGLYCGVPPSAKCIWRPGSMPTDYELYYGFTRFAIELNELCPELKDVLPRTDARFRPDQRHLEEGNLEMASSEKQRIEDLQRTRRKWREENDIKQEPLFFKKVVDANHRERWVSNNTYWELRKNPGFINMEYTVSLW, from the exons GAGGCAGACAGCTGGGAGATCATCGAGGGCCTGAAAATCGGTCAGAGCAATGTCCAGAGGCCTGATAAACACGAGGGCTTTATGTTGAAGAAGCGGAAATGGCCCCTGAAAGGCTGGCACAAG CGGTTCTTTGTTCTGGACAATGGTATCCTGAAGTACTCCAAGTCACCCATTGAT ATCCAAAAAGGCAAACTTCATGGCAGCATTGACGTGGGCCTTTCAGTCATGTCCATCAAGAAGAGGGCCCGTCGCATCGACCTGGACACTGAGGAGCATATCTATCACCTGAAG gtCAAATCTCAAGACATCTTTGATGCCTGGGTGTCCAAGTTGCGTCATCACCGGCTTTACCGGCAGAACGAGATTGTGCGATCTCCCCGGGAGGCCACAATGCGAATGTTTCCTCCCCCAGCTGCCATTGAGTCCCCCCAACCTGCCTCGAGTGTGGTACGTGAAGCTAAG GCCAAGCCGAGCAGCTTGCCGTGGCAGCCGGTGgcccccagcagcagcagcaacagcagcctgCCGGCCTCCTACAGCAATGGCCAGAGCAAGGTGGTCGCTTGGCTGCAGGAGTCAGAGGAGATGGACAAGTGCGCAGAGG AGCTCGCACGATGCCAGTCCAACCTGACTGAGCTGAGCCGGTTATTGCAGAGTCTGGAGATTCTACAAAGGACACAGTCAGCGCCCAACTTCACAGATATGCAG GCCAATTGTGTTGAAttgtcaaagaaagaaaagcgcTTGAACAGAAGATGGAGAACAAAAAGTGTCGGCAAAGATGCAAAATTCCAGCTTCAG GTCCCCCTGTCTGCCAGCATGTCCCCCGTCCGCCTTCACTCATCCAACCCCAACCTGTGTGCCGAGCTGGTGGACTTTCAGCCCCCTGTCTCCCGGCTGACAGACAGCGTAGAGTGTGCCAGTGACTACATTAAACTTCAGGAGGAATTCTGCACTATCGCCCAGAAAG TCCACTCTCTGCTGAAGTCGGCCTTCAACACAGTGGCCATAGAGAAAGAAAAGATCAAACAGATTCTGTCTGACCAGGAGCAGTCAGACCAGTCGGCCCAGATCAACTCTCTCAGGAAGTCTCTGTCACAG gCCCTGTCCCAAAACGCAGAACTTCGAACCCGACTCAACCGCATCCACTCTGAATCTGTCCTGACTGAACAAGTTGTCAGTGTGAACATCATCTCCACGCCTGATGAG GCCGGGGAACAGATGGGGATCCCTCTGACTCAGCAGGCCTCTAATGAGAGCCGACTCTCCATGTCGGAGTCCGTCTCTGAGTTCTTTGATGCCCAGGAAGTGCTTCTGTCAGCCAGCTCGTCGGAGAATGAG GGCTCAGACGATGAGTCATATGTCAGCGATGTGAGCGATAACATTTCAGAGGACAACGCCAGTGTGACTGATAACGTCTCTAGACAAA TGGCCAATGGAGACTTTGCTGGCAGTGCCTTCCGTAATGGGCGGCGCACCTGCCTGCCAGCGCCATGTCCTGACACCAGCAACATCAACCTCTGGAACATCTTGAGAAACAACATCGGCAAGGACTTGTCCAAAGTGTCCATGCCTGTGGAGCTCAACGAGCCCCTCAACACCCTGCAGCGCATGTGTGAAGAGCTGGAGTACAGCGAGCTGCTGGACAAGGCTGCTGAGACCGAGGATCCCTTTGAACGCATG GCTCTCGTCGCTGCGTTTGCCGTCTCAGGCTACTCATCCACTTACTACAGAGCAGGAAGTAAGCCATTCAACCCGCTACTCGGAGAGACATATGAATGTATTCGGGAAGACAAGGGCTTCTGTTTTTTCTCGGAGCAG GTGAGCCACCACCCTCCCATCTCCGCCTGCCACTGTGACTCGAAGAACTTCACCTTCTGGCAAG ATGTGAGATGGAAAAACAAGTTCTGGGGGAAGTCGATGGAGATTTTACCGATTGGGACTGTGAATCTCATGATTCCCAG GTTTGGAGATCACTATGAGTGGAACAAAGTCACCACCTGTGTGCACAACATCCTCAGCGGACGGCGGTGGATCGAGCACTACGGGGAGATCACCATCAGAAACACCAAAAGCAGCGCCTGCCTCTGCAAACTGACCTTCGTCAAG GGAAACTACTGGAGCTCTAATGTGAATGAGGTTCAAGGATTTGTGATGGATCAAGAAGGGAAAGTGATCCACAGGCTCTTTGGAAAATGGCACGAGGGTCTTTACTGTGGTGTCCCACCATCTGCCAAATGCATCTGGAGGCCAG GCTCCATGCCCACAGACTATGAGCTGTACTATGGCTTCACCAGGTTTGCCATTGAACTCAACGAGCTCTGCCCCGAGCTCAAAGATGTTCTGCCCCGTACGGATGCCCGATTCAGGCCCGATCAAAG GCATCTGGAGGAGGGGAACTTGGAGATGGCGTCCTCAGAGAAGCAGCGCATcgaggacctgcagaggacaaggaggaagtggagagaaGAGAACGACATCAAACAGGAGCCGCTCTTCTTTAA GAAAGTGGTTGATGCCAATCACAGGGAGAGGTGGGTCTCTAACAACACGTACTGGGAGCTCCGCAAAAACCCTGGCTTCATCAACATGGAATATACGGTGAGCCTGTGGTAG